In Salmo salar chromosome ssa03, Ssal_v3.1, whole genome shotgun sequence, a single genomic region encodes these proteins:
- the LOC106602039 gene encoding uncharacterized protein, with amino-acid sequence MAYLEFKFEDEITKYIREQELATSLKFVTLGKDKSFGQKDAQPLARKKLSWESKSIPFNGVPFQVVGTKTYECHQGKDRQTKAKEKYAAERDKKEREDHAFVKRRKLVQNTKKVDCKAIINIAQVIRFPDFKIEESTVCCKKEASQTLKAALSFTPSSVKAEVVYCVRFPSLSEHSSHAVVGEAAYVREAVDARLREKIEQLTLSGVRKMTEMKCHLNTFVVEELFHGEQPPPPTRRRYYPTDSDIRNVMFKTKQATRDSNIDRPYEGPSGRGKNRSSRKLLRLRRQCAGYLKEITELTYHLQEEQYVTDLSSQLRSVLLDMKAHVPQDKGLPLTFSPRKRKAETDMDLIPTKSASHPFIDGLEQHTEDIVSVDTLLALSLGLRTECVGSATN; translated from the exons ATGGCATATCTCGAGTTCAAGTTTGAGGACGAAATAACTAAATACATTCGGGAACAAGAATTGGCAACGTCACTGAAATTCGTAACATTGGGAAAAGACAAAAGTTTTGGACAAAAGG ATGCACAGCCTTTGGCACGGAAAAAACTCAGCTGGGAGAGTAAAAGTATCCCATTCAATGGTGTTCCGTTTCAAGTTGTTGGCACAAAGACGTATGAATGCCACCAgggcaaagacagacagacaaaagccAAAGAGAAATATGCTGCTGAAAGAGACAAGAAGGAA CGTGAAGACCATGCCTTTGTAAAGAGACggaaactggtacaaaatacCAAAAAAGTGGACTGCAAGGCTATAATAAACATCGCCCAAGTTATCCGCTTTCCTGATTTTAAG ATTGAGGAAAGTACAGTGTGCTGTAAAAAGGAGGCCTCCCAAACTCTGAAGGCAGCGCTAAGTTTTACACCCAGCTCTGTGAAGGCAGAGGTTGTCTACTGCGTCAggttcccctccctctctgagcACAGCTCACATGCAGTTGTTGGCGAG GCAGCTTATGTTAGGGAAGCTGTAGATGCCAGGCTGAGAGAGAAGATTGAGCAGCTGACTCTGTCTGGTGTGAGAAAGATGACTGAAATGAAGTGTCATCTAAACACCTTTGTAGTGGAAGAGCTTTTCCATGGAGAGCAGCCTCCTCCACCTACTCGCAGGCGCTATTACCCCACTGACAGTGACATAAGAAATGTCATGTTTAAGACCAAGCAGGCCACCAGAGACTCCAACATTGACCGTCCATACGAAGGTCCATCTGGAAGAGGAAAGAACAGGTCCTCTAGGAAGCTGTTGCGGTTACGGAGGCAATGTGCAGGATATCTTAAAGAGATCACAGAACTCACTTATCATCTCCAAGAGGAACAGTACGTGACTGATCTGTCTTCACAGCTCAGAAGCGTGTTGCTGGATATGAAGGCCCATGTTCCACAGGATAAAGGCCTTCCACTGACCTTTTCTCCAAGGAAGAGAAAAGCTGAGACGGACATGGACCTCATTCCAACCAAGAGTGCGTCACACCCTTTCATAGATGGGTTAGAACAGCATACAGAGGACATAGTGAGTGTGGACACCTTGTTGGCATTGAGCCTAGGGCTGAGGACTGAGTGTGTGGGTTCTGCCACCAATTGA